Below is a genomic region from Raphanus sativus cultivar WK10039 chromosome 4, ASM80110v3, whole genome shotgun sequence.
CATTAGAACAATAATAAGCCGTATAGATATTACAAAAGCAACTAAATGACGCCAGAAACACACAACACCAACAACAAGGAGTACATTCATCAAGCAACAGCAAAAGAATAAGAAACATTACAAACATGTGCAAACAAAGTGTGTGAGAAAAAGACCGTAAAGTGTTGTGTGACAGCAGCTGAAGAGCGTAGCTTCTCAtttggaaggtggtggagtGAAGAAAGGGATGGTAGGAATGCTGGTGGGAATATTAAAGGGGAAGTTGTTTGGAATGTTAAATGGGAAATTAGGAATATTGATTTGTGGAAAGTTTGGGATATTAATGGGCTGTGTTGGGTTAGGCAATGAAGGTATCTGTGTGCTCTGTAATGGTGGAAGCGCTGTTGGTTGAGGAAGAGTTGGTTGAGGGAGCGAAGAAGGCATTGGTGGTGGCATTGTGGGTTTGGGAAGAGGTGGGAATGTTGTTGTAACCGGTGGCTGAGTCGCTGGTGTTGATTGGAGAAGATGGCGACGAGCAGATAGACCGGTGAACAAGCTTGTGAATGTCACTGCAATGACAAGAAATGATAACCAAGAAGCCATTTTTGGGATTTGTTTGAGTTGTTGttactagagagagagagagaggaggggTTTGTGTGTATTTTGGGGTTTGATTGTGAGTGAAGTGGTTAATGAAGGAGTTTGTGCGTATTTATAGAGGAGTTAATTAGGGCTTGAGGTTTGATGAGAATTAGGTGAGGGAGGTTTGAAGAAATTGATTGTTGGTGCAACTTACTAGAACTTACTTGTTGCAGAAGAAAGACTTCTTAACTAGAAGCCACTATGACATTAGCACTTTATCTTTGTTGGCCAACCTTAGACTGaaagtatttttaatatctGATAGAAAAACCCTGCCTTACTTTAgttatcatattatattttccatataatattataaaacataatttcatatactatatataatttgtatatttaagTAGTCACACATcgtttatttatcaaaatttattagaaaatataaaatttatagatgtGTTaattgttgaacaaaaaaaaatagatgtgtTAATTAAAAAGACAATTGACAATAAGTGTTAATGCCTCCCTTTATAGAGTTAGTCTTGCAATCTTTCTATCTATTCAGACCATTACCGCATCAAAGAGGAAGCTCGGATGATGAGTAACAACATGTTGTCACCTCTTTCCTCagttatttttgtaagttttttgtTAGGCAATTCTTATCTTTGTTTTGTGCAAAATCTATGCTTTATGTGAACAGTGCATACAAGATCACCAAGAgaaatcttttttcttcttacaTGTCACACTGGTAATAAACAAGTCTTATCAAAACTAGTACACCTTAAGAGACAGGGTTAAGCAACCCCAATAAACATGCTCTAATATAGTAGATGAAATCAAAATCTTTAAAAGCGTAACAGTGAGTCAGTGATGGATGAGATAAGTAATCTGCAACTCTTTACaagtttattttcaaaaaaaaaaagaaagcttaAATTCTGAATTcggattgaaaaaaaaacaaaattttgaattctaTGTTAACATCTGATTCTGGTCAAGGAACTCTTCATAAGCAGAAGATCCACTAGAAGAGTCACTTTCGTATCGATCTTCTTCCTTTGGAGACAGAGTAGGCGAGAGCTCAAGCTTCTTAGAACCTGCAACACAACACAACAGAGAGATTTGTttctcttattatttttttttttttttgcaacttcatttgttatatatataaaacaaatttaccTTTAGTACTGTTTTGGTTTTGAAACTTCTTGGAGTGACGCCTGATGAGTTTCTTAGCTTTAGTAATGGTCAACTGTCTTGCAAAAGGAGAGAAGTCTGCTTCATTGTCACTCCATTCCCCTGGGAAGCTTTCTTCTGCCTCTCCTCTCATTGTTCTAAGCACAAACTTCTTAGCCTTTCTCCTTTGAGTATTGAAAATACCTCTAATAGATGTGACGAACCCATCACCTGCATTGTCACCAGGACGCTTCATCAATGCCCCTGAATCTTGATCTAACCTCCCTGACTCGTCCTTGTCTTTCAAACCAATCTCCTCTTTTGGAACATGTGTCGTCTTGTCTTTGAACTTCTTCATCTACAAAATACAAGAGAAATTACTTAAAATACCCTAAGCTGCCTATCACTTttcaaacataaatttattcaaaaaaaaaatacactaaattaaaaatattctatcatttatatttagtgctagttattattattggttagagtttagaatttaggagGTGCATCAAAGTGACTCAGTGACACATCAACACACAtgcattttttttattgatggtTGGTGTATAAAATGGTCTTACTTGCATTCCGGTTACTGACTTGAGGACTCCCCATATGATATGCTTCTTAACTCGAGAGAATAGTCTCCTCCAAGTTCCACTGAACTCGTCCCGATGGAACGTGTCCATCAACAGCTTCATATCGCTTACAACAAATCTTGAACCCTCATAAGTGATCAACAACTCCACCTATCTCAAAACCAATATTTCAACGATTAAGTATTCATTAAAACTTGATATAACTGCTTTAAATAAAGTGACAATACCTGACTTATCTTGATGGTTTGAAACTGCACTATCTTCTGGGGCCTCGGTTTCTTGTCATCCGGTGTCTTCTTCTCTTCGTGAACCGAGCGACCAGCCTTGGCAGTTTTTGAATCCTTGAGCTTGTTTTTTGATGACTCACCCTGATGCTCCATGGACTGTAGTACAAGCTCATTAGCTACAGATTCAGCCACAGTTTCCTCCCATGTTCTGTCGAAAGAGGATGTTCTTCTCAGTTCTGACCCTGAGCCACGGATCGATCTTGACTTTTGATTCTTTGAGCCCTGAAAACATTTCAAGAAAACACACCTTTATATTTGCAAAAGATGGTACTAATGTAAGtaagaaaggaagaagaaaagctTCACCTGGCCTAGATCAGATGCAGAGAGCAACGCTGCTGCTTCTTGAGCCAACGAACCTTTCCTGACTCTCCTTGAACCTGCCGTTGTTGACACCTTCCAGACTTCCTGGGAGGCATACAAAACACAAGAGCGTGAGCGAGTCATAAACATAAATGCAAAGCATCCAATTAGCTAATTAAACAAACCTCTCTTCTATGGGAATGTTGCTCCTCTCCTGGGAAGATGTACTCCCACATCATTGTGTACATTGCTTCTTGCAAATGGATTTTTAGAGGATATATTTCCACCTGTCAACCAAACACAAGATTAAAAGACTTCATTCTTTGCAGTAACTCTAAGCTTCTTGCCTCTTGTACAAGATAAAAGGACTTACCTTGAATAGTTCATAAAAAGCTTGTCCATCTTTTGGGAGTCCTTGTCTTGCATCTACCTGTAGCATCACCTTCCTGCATATAGTAGTAGTGTGGCAAGAGCATTATAAACCATCAACAACATTATGATTATCTATAAAGCCCCCTAAAGATGTCTAAATGAACTCACTGGCCCCATTCTGGAGGAGGGTTCCATGCAGAAAGAACAGTATCACACTTGGCATTAGGCAAACAGTTCCTCAGGACAAAGTATCTTGTTGTGAACTGTGCAATCCCTATATCTCTCAAGTCCCGGTTAAAATCATAAATCTGCAATCAATGTGAAAACATCTTTAGAGACTTTCTTTCCAAAAATAGATAGAAAGACATAGTAGCCTGAGAGTCATGGACTTACCATATTGTCTATTTCAACCTCAGAGAATGTTTTG
It encodes:
- the LOC108854792 gene encoding verprolin — encoded protein: MASWLSFLVIAVTFTSLFTGLSARRHLLQSTPATQPPVTTTFPPLPKPTMPPPMPSSLPQPTLPQPTALPPLQSTQIPSLPNPTQPINIPNFPQINIPNFPFNIPNNFPFNIPTSIPTIPFFTPPPSK